Proteins from a single region of Butyrivibrio fibrisolvens:
- the ileS gene encoding isoleucine--tRNA ligase, whose product MYKKVDNSMNFVDREAQVVDFWKENDIFNKSVSEKDGNEIYMFYDGPPTANGKPHIGHVLTRAIKDMIPRYRTMKGYQVPRKAGWDTHGLPVELEVEKEIGIEGKDQIEEYGIEPFIKKCKESVWTYKGMWEQFSGKVGFWADMDNPYVTYYDDYIESEWWALKEIWNKGLLYKGFKVVPYCPSCGTPLSSHEVAQGYKVIKDRTAVVRFKVSGEDAYFLAWTTTPWTLPSNIGLCVNPDEEYAKVKCVDGNTYYMASALLDKVIGPLAKDEKVNPDGKPAYEVLETYKGKDLEYKEYEPLYECAKAETDKQHKKAFFVYCDNYVTMEDGTGIVHIAPAFGDDDARVGRKYDAPFVQMVDASGRLKPETGKFAGMRCKPTAKEVEQGAVSADPEVLKDLAERGILFSSPKAEHDYPHCWRCDTPLIYYARESWFIKVTDIKDDLVRNNKEINWIPESIGEGRFGKWLENIQDWAVSRDRYWGTPLNIWECPDCGKKIAVGSKKELAELSGDESALTTELHRPYVDNYFIKCEECGGSMKRVPEVIDCWFDSGAAPYAELHYPFENKELFEQQFPAQFISEAVDQTRGWFYSLHAEATLLFNKPAFKNVIVLGLVQDENGQKMSKSKGNAVDPMEALNQYGADAIRWYFYTNSAPWLPSRFYGKAVQEGQRKFLGTLWNTYAFFVLYANIDGFDASNYKLEKDKLTVMDKWILSRLYSTIEEADKNLENYRIPEAAKAMDKFVDDLSNWYVRRSRERFWAKGMEQDKISAYMTLYTCLVEICKAAAPMVPFMTEEIYQNLVRENFKDAPESIHLCDYPVVNAEYVDKKLEEDMEEVLDIVVLGRACRNACNMKNRQPLGQMYVKNSAEQGKALSDFYQDIVRDELNVKTVTFTDDVRDFTSYTFKPQLKTVGPKYGKMLGGIKQYLAELDGNAAMDTLNADGSIKFEVGGEAVELTKEDLLIDMTQKEGFMSQEDWGITVVLDTNLTEELVSEGLVAEVISKIQTMRKDSGFEVMDRIVVSLTGSDKVAAAVKADEVALSTKVLADSISYDQDLDSAKDWDINGESCKIGVKRV is encoded by the coding sequence ATGTATAAGAAGGTTGATAACAGCATGAACTTCGTAGATCGCGAAGCGCAGGTCGTTGATTTCTGGAAAGAAAATGATATCTTCAACAAGAGTGTTTCAGAAAAAGATGGCAATGAAATTTACATGTTCTATGATGGCCCGCCAACAGCTAATGGTAAGCCTCATATCGGACATGTTCTGACACGTGCCATTAAGGATATGATCCCTCGTTACAGAACTATGAAGGGATATCAGGTTCCACGTAAAGCAGGTTGGGATACACATGGTCTTCCTGTTGAGCTTGAGGTTGAGAAGGAAATTGGTATCGAAGGCAAGGATCAGATCGAAGAGTACGGTATCGAGCCTTTCATCAAGAAGTGTAAAGAGTCTGTATGGACATATAAGGGAATGTGGGAGCAGTTCTCAGGCAAGGTTGGTTTCTGGGCTGACATGGATAACCCTTATGTAACATATTATGACGATTATATCGAGTCAGAGTGGTGGGCTCTTAAAGAGATCTGGAACAAGGGTCTTCTTTATAAGGGATTTAAGGTTGTTCCTTACTGTCCTTCATGCGGAACTCCTCTTTCATCTCATGAGGTTGCTCAGGGATATAAGGTTATCAAGGATCGTACAGCTGTTGTACGTTTTAAGGTATCTGGTGAAGATGCTTACTTCCTTGCATGGACAACAACACCATGGACACTTCCTTCAAACATCGGCCTGTGTGTAAACCCTGATGAAGAGTACGCTAAGGTTAAGTGTGTTGATGGCAATACATACTATATGGCATCTGCACTTCTTGATAAGGTAATTGGACCTCTTGCTAAGGATGAGAAGGTTAATCCTGATGGAAAGCCTGCTTATGAAGTTCTTGAAACTTACAAGGGTAAAGACCTCGAGTACAAGGAATATGAGCCTTTGTATGAGTGCGCTAAGGCTGAAACAGACAAGCAGCACAAGAAGGCATTCTTCGTATATTGCGATAACTATGTAACTATGGAAGATGGTACTGGTATCGTACATATCGCTCCTGCATTTGGTGATGATGATGCCAGAGTTGGTCGTAAGTATGATGCTCCATTTGTACAGATGGTAGATGCAAGTGGTCGTCTTAAGCCTGAGACAGGCAAGTTTGCAGGTATGCGCTGCAAGCCTACAGCCAAGGAAGTAGAGCAGGGTGCTGTATCAGCAGATCCTGAAGTACTTAAGGATCTTGCAGAAAGAGGAATCCTCTTCTCATCACCTAAGGCTGAGCATGACTATCCTCACTGCTGGAGATGTGATACTCCTCTTATCTACTATGCTCGTGAGTCATGGTTTATCAAAGTTACAGATATCAAGGATGACCTTGTAAGAAATAATAAAGAGATCAACTGGATCCCTGAGTCAATCGGCGAAGGAAGATTCGGTAAGTGGCTTGAGAACATTCAGGACTGGGCTGTATCCCGTGACAGATATTGGGGAACACCTCTTAACATCTGGGAATGCCCTGACTGTGGCAAGAAGATCGCTGTTGGTTCTAAGAAAGAGCTTGCTGAGCTTTCAGGAGATGAGTCAGCTCTTACAACTGAGCTTCACCGTCCTTACGTTGATAACTACTTCATCAAGTGTGAGGAATGTGGCGGCTCTATGAAGCGTGTTCCTGAAGTTATCGACTGCTGGTTCGATTCAGGTGCTGCTCCATATGCTGAGCTTCACTATCCTTTTGAAAACAAAGAGCTTTTCGAGCAGCAGTTCCCTGCACAGTTCATCTCCGAAGCAGTAGACCAGACTCGTGGATGGTTCTATTCACTTCATGCAGAGGCTACACTTCTTTTCAATAAGCCTGCATTTAAGAACGTTATCGTTCTTGGTCTTGTACAGGATGAGAACGGACAGAAGATGAGTAAGTCCAAGGGTAATGCTGTAGATCCTATGGAAGCACTTAATCAGTACGGCGCAGATGCTATCAGATGGTACTTCTATACAAACTCCGCTCCATGGCTTCCTTCAAGATTCTATGGTAAGGCAGTCCAGGAAGGACAGCGTAAGTTCCTTGGAACACTTTGGAACACATATGCATTCTTCGTACTGTATGCAAACATCGATGGATTTGATGCATCTAACTATAAGCTTGAAAAAGATAAGCTTACAGTAATGGATAAGTGGATTCTGTCACGTCTTTACTCAACAATCGAGGAAGCTGACAAGAACCTTGAAAATTACAGAATTCCTGAAGCAGCTAAGGCTATGGATAAGTTCGTTGACGATCTGTCTAACTGGTATGTTCGTCGTAGCCGTGAGCGTTTCTGGGCTAAGGGAATGGAGCAGGATAAGATCTCAGCTTACATGACACTTTATACATGTCTTGTAGAGATCTGTAAGGCAGCAGCTCCTATGGTTCCTTTCATGACAGAAGAGATCTATCAGAATCTTGTCAGAGAGAACTTCAAGGATGCTCCTGAGTCAATCCACCTTTGCGATTATCCTGTAGTAAATGCAGAATATGTTGATAAAAAGCTTGAAGAGGATATGGAAGAGGTTCTTGATATAGTAGTACTCGGCCGTGCTTGCAGAAATGCCTGCAACATGAAGAACCGTCAGCCACTCGGACAGATGTATGTTAAGAACAGTGCTGAACAGGGCAAGGCTCTTAGCGACTTCTATCAGGATATCGTAAGAGATGAGCTTAACGTTAAGACTGTTACATTCACAGATGACGTACGTGACTTTACAAGCTATACTTTCAAGCCACAGCTTAAGACAGTAGGTCCTAAGTATGGTAAGATGCTTGGCGGTATCAAGCAGTATCTTGCTGAACTTGATGGAAACGCAGCTATGGATACACTTAATGCAGACGGATCTATCAAGTTTGAAGTAGGCGGAGAAGCTGTTGAACTTACTAAGGAAGATCTCCTTATCGACATGACTCAGAAGGAAGGCTTCATGAGCCAGGAAGACTGGGGTATCACAGTAGTTCTTGATACTAACCTTACAGAAGAGCTTGTTAGCGAAGGTCTTGTAGCAGAAGTTATCTCCAAGATCCAGACAATGCGTAAGGATTCAGGATTCGAAGTTATGGACAGAATCGTAGTATCACTTACTGGTTCTGACAAGGTTGCAGCAGCAGTTAAGGCTGATGAAGTAGCCCTTTCAACTAAGGTACTTGCAGATTCTATCTCTTATGATCAGGATCTTGACAGTGCTAAGGATTGGGATATCAACGGCGAGAGCTGCAAGATTGGTGTTAAGAGAGTTTGA
- a CDS encoding SGNH/GDSL hydrolase family protein, protein MNKRTIGLLLALNMVCMAGFNAQKADARFAADNGNAAGSVPMYETATASSDAILYEQEWYQEAIKSGLLSTGTNGRFENFIRKLQKGKKVTIAFIGGSVTEGGGVLDPAQSYGDQFIASLTEKYPKAKIEYVNAGVGGTSSAIGALRYDRDVTKKCSKTPDLVVVEFSVNDQEDPTCGRAYESLIRQILEKDDETAVVQMFAVFKSRWNLEDLYKPVGDLYGTPMVSAKDGTAAAFESGDLNNELYFSDDYHPTALGHKIMADILMNLVNEVDDAVTAGTATRSIAPVPGTYFYSPDFINMKLVSSKNSNGAKVKAGSFSLTDTQVHALVRNGEVTFPYNWSHDGGSNEPFVLEVTCKNILFDYKKSISDEYGKAEIYVDGELVATLDGNKFDAWNNSYIEVVYDSQEVAKHKLEVKMAEEDKDKKFTILGIAYSDEKMTYTQDPIVLEYTTGSENIVY, encoded by the coding sequence ATGAATAAAAGAACAATAGGGTTGTTACTGGCACTTAACATGGTATGTATGGCAGGCTTTAACGCACAAAAAGCAGATGCCAGATTTGCAGCGGATAATGGCAATGCAGCTGGCTCGGTGCCTATGTATGAAACGGCTACTGCATCGTCTGATGCTATTTTATACGAACAAGAGTGGTACCAGGAGGCTATTAAGTCAGGACTTCTTTCGACAGGTACCAATGGAAGATTTGAAAACTTCATAAGAAAACTTCAGAAGGGCAAAAAAGTTACTATAGCATTTATAGGCGGCTCTGTAACAGAGGGCGGCGGAGTCCTGGATCCTGCACAGTCTTATGGCGATCAGTTTATAGCTTCTCTGACAGAGAAATATCCTAAAGCCAAGATAGAATATGTCAATGCCGGAGTAGGCGGGACATCCTCTGCTATCGGAGCCCTAAGATATGACAGGGACGTTACCAAAAAGTGCTCCAAGACTCCTGATCTTGTAGTCGTTGAGTTTTCGGTCAATGACCAGGAGGATCCTACATGCGGACGCGCATATGAAAGCCTTATAAGACAGATTCTGGAAAAAGATGATGAGACTGCAGTAGTACAGATGTTTGCTGTATTTAAGTCCAGATGGAATCTTGAAGATCTCTACAAACCGGTTGGGGATCTGTACGGAACACCTATGGTAAGCGCTAAGGACGGTACTGCAGCAGCTTTTGAATCAGGGGATCTTAATAACGAATTATACTTTAGTGATGATTATCATCCGACAGCTCTTGGTCACAAGATCATGGCTGATATACTGATGAATCTTGTGAATGAAGTTGATGATGCGGTCACAGCAGGAACTGCAACAAGGTCTATAGCTCCTGTACCAGGCACATACTTCTATTCACCTGATTTCATTAATATGAAGCTTGTAAGTAGCAAGAATTCAAATGGCGCTAAGGTTAAAGCGGGAAGTTTCTCGCTGACTGATACTCAGGTTCATGCCCTTGTCAGAAACGGCGAAGTTACATTTCCTTATAACTGGTCGCATGATGGAGGTAGTAATGAGCCATTTGTATTAGAAGTTACCTGCAAGAATATTCTCTTTGATTACAAAAAATCAATCAGTGATGAATACGGGAAAGCAGAAATTTATGTAGATGGCGAGCTTGTGGCTACCCTTGATGGAAATAAGTTTGATGCCTGGAATAACAGTTATATAGAAGTTGTTTATGATTCACAGGAAGTAGCTAAGCATAAGCTGGAAGTTAAGATGGCTGAAGAAGACAAGGATAAGAAATTCACGATCCTTGGGATAGCTTATTCTGATGAAAAGATGACCTATACTCAGGATCCGATCGTCCTGGAATATACTACAGGAAGTGAAAATATTGTTTACTAA